The DNA sequence CCCGAGTGACGCCCTAAGGCTTGTGGGAAGGGAGTACACCGTGGGCGAGCTCATGAAGGAGATAGAAAGAGACGTCCTCTACTTTGATAATTCAAGCGGTGGAGTTACCTTTTCTGGCGGCGAGCCGTTGTATCAGCATGAGTTTTTGCTTGAGGTGTTGAAGGAATGCAAGAAAATGGGCATTCATAGGACGCTTGATACGTCTGGATTTGCGCCGCAGGAAGTTTTAGCTTTGGTCATGGATTACGTGGACCTTTTTCTGTATGACCTTAAGCTAATCGACGAAAAGGAACATATCAAATACACGGGCGTATCGAACGCTCAGATCAAGGAAAACTTGCGCTTTTTGGTGAACTACGGCAGGGCAAAGGACATAATACTCCGTTTTCCTGTGATCCCAGGGATAAACGACACGCCTGACAATGTAGAGGATATGGTCGAATTTATCTCGACTCTAAAGGGCTTAAGGGAAGTAGACCTCCTTCCCTACCATGACGTAAGCGAAAAGTACAACAGGCTCGATAAGGACTACAAGATGACGGTTCACAAATCCCCTTCGCGGGAAAGGTTAATGGAGATCAAAAGGAAGTTCGAGGACATAGGTCTGTACGTTAAGCTTTAAATTTAAAGATTAAAGAAAATAAGGCCTCAAAGCTGTTAACCGGCATTGAGGCCTTATTTTTAACGGTTTGCACGATCTGTCTATCGCAAGGTAAACCCATATTTTAGTGGATCTTCGTCGTCTATCATGTAATGGCTTACGCCGGTCACAAAGGCCCTACCTGTGATTTCAGGGATCACTGCATCTAGGCCTGCGACCTTTGTCGTTCCCTTTAACCTTCCTATGAATTGTGTGCCCAGTATGCTTTCGTTTATGAATTCCTGGCCAATTTTGAGTTCCCCGCGGGCAAAAAGGGAGGCCATCTTAGCACAGGTTCCCGTACCGCAGGGGGAGCGGTCGAGCGACTTCTCGCCAAAAATTACGGCGTTCCTGTAATGCACGCCTTCTTGTGGCACTTTTTCGAATATCTCTACCAGATCGATCGTGTTTATATGCGGTTTTTCAGGGTGCCCGACTTGGATGGAATTATTTACACATTCCAGTATCTCCATCCCAGCATCGATCAGCCTTTGGGCATATGGCTTTTCGATCTTCAGGCCTAACCGTTCGGCTGAGATCAGGGCAAAAAAGTTTCCTCCAAACGCGATATCCATCTTTATTTCGCCAAATGACGGTGTATTTACTAATACGTCCTTTTTGTATAAGAATGCAGGGACATTTTCAAAGGTCACTCCCTTTGTCCTGCCATTTGAGACTGCAACCCCGGCTTTGACGATACCTGCAGGTGTATCTAATGTTATGTTTGTAATGGGCTCAATTGGCGTTACCATTCCCATCTCGACTGCGACCGTACATACACCTATGGTTCCATGTCCGCACATATTCACGTATCCGCCGCTTTCCATGAATATCACACCGAAATCCGCATCAGGTGTCGTTGGAGAGGTCATTATCGCTCCGAACATATCGCTATGACCCCTCGGTTCAAGGAGCAAGGCGGTCCTCAAATAGTCCAGGTTGGATGCCATGTATTCCCTTTTTTCGGACATGGTTTTACCGGGAATGTTTGGAATGCCTCCGATGATCACCCTTGTCGGTTCTCCCATGGTGTGGGAATCGACCGCAATTATTGAACGGGAAATCTTCATCAGCTCAATCCTCCTCTAATTGGGTTTTCTCTCGGTCCTCTATTGGTCTTGACAGTTGGATTGGGCAGGATTATATTGAGCAATAAATACATTATAGTATATTTTTTATTGTGCGATTAGTATGAATATTCCGACCTATTTTGGACAGCGTCAATCGGAAGTCGAAGATTTTCCCCATGTACCTAGAATATGTATCACTCATTGCAACCCTGACAGATGAATAAGAGCTTGCTCTATAGTTATTCAATTTAACTCCTTATCTCGTCGAAATAACATTACAAAGCAACGGCCAATAAAGTATGCTGACATTCAAGCTTTTATTAGAAGAGCGAATAAAGGGGGGATAGATCGAGGTAAGTTCGCTGGGATATCGCTAGGCATATTTATGGGGGAAGGCATTATTTAGCCGAAGAGACAAGAGAGGGGGATGCTAAATGAGCGATAAGGATGCCTTTATGACGAGGTTGGGATTTGTCACGGCGGCCATGGGGCAAGCCATAGGGACAGGCAATATATGGCGATTTCCAAGGGTTGCTACAGCTAATGGCGGTGGACCTTTCATGGTGGCCTATGTGATTGCAGTCTTTGTGTGGGCCGTGCCTTTGCTCATGGCGGAAATGAGCCTTGGAATGCACACTAGAAAAGGATCTGTAGGCGCCTTTCGGGATTTCATGGGCAAGAAGTACACATGGATGGGCGGATGGCATGCATTTGTATGTCTTGCCCTGGGGGCTTATTATTCCGTCACGATGGGATGGGCAATTAAATACTTCGTATTGAGCATAACGACCCTGAGGCCTGGCGTGGATACGGAATTGGTGTGGAATAGCTTTATCTCTTCTCCTTGGCAGGGCATTTTTTACCATGCCATATCTGTAGCTATTGCTGCGGTGGTAGTTTTTAGAGGCGTCAACAAGGGCATAGAATTGGCCTCCAAGCTTATGATACCGACTTTATTTGTATTGTTGATAATAGCAATGATAAGGGCTTTGACACTTCCTGGTGCTGCTGGTGGCTTAAATTACCTGTTTAACCCAAACTTTAGCAAGTTATTAAACGGTAGGGTGTGGCTTGAGGCATTTACGCAAGCGGCCTGGTCCACCGGAGCCGGATGGGGTTTCATGACTACCTATGCTGCTTACAGCCGTGAAAAGGAAGACATTGCCTGCAATGCATTTATGGTAGGCTTGGCTGATACATCTGCTGCTTTATTGGCCGGCATGACGGTGATACCCACCATATATGCCCTTGCTCCTGAAAATCTATATGAAGCCATAGGTGCAGGCAATACCGGCCTTACGTTTATATGGTTGGCGAGGCTTCTTCCCACGATGCCTGCCGGAACATTAGTGTCTGCCTTATTTTTCCTCGCCATGACCTTTGCTGCGGTAACCTCGCTTTATGCTATGTACGAAGTTGGCATAAAAAGCTACTTTATAGATGCAGGATGGTCCAGGAGAAAGGCTGCATCTGTGGTAGTGGCCTTATGTTTTTTGGGAGGCTTGCCGTCGGCCATAAATGTGGAGTTCCTGAATAACCAAGACCAGGTGTGGGGAGTTGGACTTCTGGTAAGCGGTCTTTTTGTCGCCATAGCCATGATGAAATATGGAGTAGAAAAGGTCAGGAAGGAAATCATCAACCCCGTTTCAGAGCTGTACGTGGGGAAATGGTGGAATTGGTGCATCCTTTGCTTCCCAGCGATGTTTACCATCGTATGCGGTTGGTGGACGTATCAGCAATTTACTTGGTATCCTGCGACGTGGTGGAACCCCTTTGAGACCTATAGCCCAGGAACGATGTTCCTGCAGTGGGCATTGGTAATAGTGATTTTTATGCTGTTCAACAATACTTTAGCGAAAGCCATTATAAATAATGATGAGGTCGTTAAAGTGGAGGTCATGGGAGAGCCTATTAAAGGGGGAGCAAGATCATGAGCACGGGCAGCCTTATTACCATGATAGTGATATTGGGATTGGTATGGGGAGGAACTTTGTATTTTATGAATGTGGCTTTTTCCAGCGAGCGCAAGAAGGCTCAAACTAAATGATATATTGGTGTATATTTATATAAAACAAGGCGACCAAACGAATTAATTTATAAATGCTTCGTATAATCAGGAGGTGGCAAGCTTGGAACTGATCAGGGAACACCCGGTACTGGAGTTTCGCCATGGCAGGTTGGTCAGGTTTACCTTCGAGGGCAAGGAGATGGAGGGGTTCGAGGGAGAGCCTATAGCCATGGCCCTTCATGCCAACGGGATTAAGGTATACCGCGAGACGCCCGAGATGAAGAGGCCTCGCGGCTTTTTTTGCGCCATAGGCAAGTGCTCTTCCTGCTTTATGGTCGTGGACGGAGTGCCTAACGTGCGAACCTGCATAACGCCCCTTAAAGAGGGCATGCGAATCGAAGTGCAGCGGGGGAAGGGCAAGATTAAGCTCAATCACGAAGGTGATCTGAAGTGAAAAACACCGAGGTTTTAGTGATAGGCGGGGGACCTGCTGGGTTATCGGCAGCTGCCGAGGCGGCATCCTACGGCGCTCATGTCATGATCGTAGATAGCGATCTAAGGCTTGGAGGCCAACTGATAAAACAGACGCACAAGTTCTTCGGTTCCGCATTCGAGCGAGCAGGCACACGGGGGTTTGTCATATCCGATATACTGCTAGACGAACTTAAAGGATACGGCAATAGGGTCGAGACTTACTCCAATTGCACGGCCCTGGGCTACTACAAGGACGATGGCGTGGTCAACTGCATGGAGGGCGAGGAAAATTACTTTAAGGTTTTGCCCAAGAAGATCTTGGTGGCCACGGGAGCACAAGAACGCCTGATACCCTTCCCAAACAATGACCTCCCCGGCGTGTACGGTGCGGGGGCGGTGCAGACCTTAATGAACGTCTACGGTGTGGTGCCGGGCAAAAGGGTGCTCATGGTTGGAGCGGGAAACATAGGACTCATAGTAAGTTACCAGCTGCTTCAAGCGGGGGTAGAGGTAGCGGCCATAGTCGAAGCGATGCCAAGGATAGGGGGATACTGGGTGCATGCGGCCAAGGTCAGAAGGCTTGGCGTTCCCATCCTACTGGAGCACTCCATCAAAGAGGCCTTGGGTAAAGACGTAGTAGAAGGTGCCATAATACAGCAGATAAGCCCAGGATGTGGCTTTATAGGGGAGGAAATTCACGTCGATTGCGACGTCATATGCATGGCAGTCGGTTTAAATCCCACATGCGAGCTTTTGTGGCAAGCGGGATGCGAGATGAAATACGTCCCTCAGCTTTGCGGGCACGTGGCTCTTCGAGATAGATCCATGCGCACGAGCAACCCAAACGTATGGGTGGCGGGCGACGCCGCTGGAATAGAAGAGGCCTCAAGCGCCATGGTGGAAGGTCGCATCGCGGGCCTCAGCATGGCTTACGACCTTGGTTACGCTAAGGAAGAAGAATACCTGGAGAAACTTGACGTTTACTGGGAAAGGCTAAATGCCTTAAGAAACGGCGAGACTGGCGTCAAGATTAGAGAAGGCATCGCTCAAGTTTTAACGGATGATTTCGGAGGTAATGAAAGATGAACCAGGGTGAAAGGCTTTTCAACAGCGGAGTGCTTCCTCCGGAGATGTATGGCAAACACCAGCCTCCTAAGGATCTATGGGAGAAGAAGAAAAACGGCCTAGTTATCGTGGAATGCCCCCAAAGGATTCCCTGCAACCCCTGCCATACGGGATGTCCCACCGGTGCGATAAAGGAGTTTGCCGACATAAACGATACGCCGCAGATTGACTACGAAAAGTGCACAGGATGCGCTATGTGCGTCGCTAAATGTCCCGGACTTGCCTGTTTCGTCGCAGATCTTACTTACGGTGGCGATGAAGAGGCCCTACTTAAGCTGCCCTATGAGATGTTGCCGTTGCCTGACGAAGGGGAAGAGGTCGAATGCCTAAACCGCGAGGGCAAGGTCGTTTCTAAGGGGAAGGTCTTGAAGATCATGGAGCCCTGGAAGGATAAGACCAAGGTCGTACACGTGGCAGTGCCCAAATCCCTTGTGATGGAGATAAGGGCCATAAGGGTGGTGAGGAGCAGATGACAGAAGAAGAAAAGGAAAGAAACGTAATCGTATGCAGATGCGAAGAGATAACCATGGGGGAAATACGGGACTGGATCGCAAGAGGATACGACACCTTCGACGAGCTCAAACACATCCTGCGTGTAGGTATGGGTCCCTGTCAGGGCAGAGGATGCAGGGAGATAATCTTGAGGGAGATAGCCAAGATGAAAAACGTCCCGGTAAGTCAGGTTGATCCCGGAACCTTTCGTCCGCCTTCCAAGCCGGTTAAACTTGAGCTTTTAGCCGAGGAGGTGGACAAATAAGATGCCCGAAGAATGGAAGAACACGGCAAATGTCGTAGTGATTGGCGCCGGAATTCAGGGGTGTTCAATAGCTTACAACTTGGCCAAGTTGGGCATGAAAGATGTCGTGGTTCTCGAAAAGGATACTCCAACGGCAGGTTCGACGGGAAGGTGTGCTGCCGGCATTAGGGCTCAGTGGGGAACGAAGATGAACTGTCAGTTGGGATTAGCCTCCCTCGAGATATTAGAAAACCTCCATGAAGAGCTCGGAATGGACATAGGCCTTCATCAGGGTGGCTACCTCATGGTTGCCTATAAAGAAAGCGAATTTGAGCAGTTAAAGAAAAATGTGGCACTTCAAAACAGCTTAGGCATCACCTCAAGGGTTGTGAGCAAAGAAGAGGCATACGAGATATGCCCGACCCTCTCGGCAGAAGATGCCGTTGGGTTTACCTATCACCACAGAGACGGCCATGCCGATCCCTTCCTTACGACCATAGCCTACCACAAGGCTGCAAGCGAGAGAGGTGTGAGGTTTTATAAGTTCACCGAATGTACGGGCATAAAGGTGAAAGACGGTGAGGTCAAAGGTGTCGTTACGACAAGGGGAGAGATAGATGCCCCGGTAGTCGTGGATGCGGCCGGCCCTTACTCGCAGCATATCGCTGCCATGGCAGGCATTAAGCTTCCCTTCTATTCCGAAAGACATGAGATATTGGTCACGGAGCCCGTTGAATTCGGAGTTTGCCCCTGCATGCTCATGAGCTTTTCCGGCAATTATTACATACAACAAAGGCCTATAGGTTCAATAATAGGCGGCTGCAGCCCTGAGGGGCACCCTGAGGATTACTCCCTTGGAAACACGTGGAACTTCCTGGAGCATATGTCGAGGGTGATAGTCAAACTGCTGCCAAAGCTTGGAGGAGTAAGGGTCGTAAGGCAGTGGTCCGGCATGTACAACATGTCGCCTGACAAGCAGCCCGTCATTGGGGAATCCAAAGAAGTGAAGGGATTTTACATCTCAGCGGGCTTTTCGGGGCATGGGTTCATGTTCGGTCCCATTTCAGGCAAGCTCCTTGCCGAGCTTATCGTCACGGGAACGACCTCCATACCGATCGATGTATTGAATTATGATCGCTTCGAGAAGGGCGAATTGATAGAGGAGCCCGCCGTAGTGTAAGGGCGTAAAATAAGGGGATATCATGAAAATCTAAATCA is a window from the Acetomicrobium flavidum genome containing:
- a CDS encoding glycyl-radical enzyme activating protein, whose translation is MNEVKNSCLGLIFDVQRYSIHDGPGIRTTVFFKGCPLKCWWCHNPEGIDSGKELMYFEYKCMHCGTCAEVCPMGAIEFDESPRVSRHLCIACGNCSAACPSDALRLVGREYTVGELMKEIERDVLYFDNSSGGVTFSGGEPLYQHEFLLEVLKECKKMGIHRTLDTSGFAPQEVLALVMDYVDLFLYDLKLIDEKEHIKYTGVSNAQIKENLRFLVNYGRAKDIILRFPVIPGINDTPDNVEDMVEFISTLKGLREVDLLPYHDVSEKYNRLDKDYKMTVHKSPSRERLMEIKRKFEDIGLYVKL
- a CDS encoding proline racemase family protein; the encoded protein is MKISRSIIAVDSHTMGEPTRVIIGGIPNIPGKTMSEKREYMASNLDYLRTALLLEPRGHSDMFGAIMTSPTTPDADFGVIFMESGGYVNMCGHGTIGVCTVAVEMGMVTPIEPITNITLDTPAGIVKAGVAVSNGRTKGVTFENVPAFLYKKDVLVNTPSFGEIKMDIAFGGNFFALISAERLGLKIEKPYAQRLIDAGMEILECVNNSIQVGHPEKPHINTIDLVEIFEKVPQEGVHYRNAVIFGEKSLDRSPCGTGTCAKMASLFARGELKIGQEFINESILGTQFIGRLKGTTKVAGLDAVIPEITGRAFVTGVSHYMIDDEDPLKYGFTLR
- a CDS encoding sodium-dependent transporter; the protein is MSDKDAFMTRLGFVTAAMGQAIGTGNIWRFPRVATANGGGPFMVAYVIAVFVWAVPLLMAEMSLGMHTRKGSVGAFRDFMGKKYTWMGGWHAFVCLALGAYYSVTMGWAIKYFVLSITTLRPGVDTELVWNSFISSPWQGIFYHAISVAIAAVVVFRGVNKGIELASKLMIPTLFVLLIIAMIRALTLPGAAGGLNYLFNPNFSKLLNGRVWLEAFTQAAWSTGAGWGFMTTYAAYSREKEDIACNAFMVGLADTSAALLAGMTVIPTIYALAPENLYEAIGAGNTGLTFIWLARLLPTMPAGTLVSALFFLAMTFAAVTSLYAMYEVGIKSYFIDAGWSRRKAASVVVALCFLGGLPSAINVEFLNNQDQVWGVGLLVSGLFVAIAMMKYGVEKVRKEIINPVSELYVGKWWNWCILCFPAMFTIVCGWWTYQQFTWYPATWWNPFETYSPGTMFLQWALVIVIFMLFNNTLAKAIINNDEVVKVEVMGEPIKGGARS
- a CDS encoding MetS family NSS transporter small subunit, producing the protein MSTGSLITMIVILGLVWGGTLYFMNVAFSSERKKAQTK
- a CDS encoding (2Fe-2S)-binding protein, translating into MELIREHPVLEFRHGRLVRFTFEGKEMEGFEGEPIAMALHANGIKVYRETPEMKRPRGFFCAIGKCSSCFMVVDGVPNVRTCITPLKEGMRIEVQRGKGKIKLNHEGDLK
- a CDS encoding NAD(P)/FAD-dependent oxidoreductase — its product is MKNTEVLVIGGGPAGLSAAAEAASYGAHVMIVDSDLRLGGQLIKQTHKFFGSAFERAGTRGFVISDILLDELKGYGNRVETYSNCTALGYYKDDGVVNCMEGEENYFKVLPKKILVATGAQERLIPFPNNDLPGVYGAGAVQTLMNVYGVVPGKRVLMVGAGNIGLIVSYQLLQAGVEVAAIVEAMPRIGGYWVHAAKVRRLGVPILLEHSIKEALGKDVVEGAIIQQISPGCGFIGEEIHVDCDVICMAVGLNPTCELLWQAGCEMKYVPQLCGHVALRDRSMRTSNPNVWVAGDAAGIEEASSAMVEGRIAGLSMAYDLGYAKEEEYLEKLDVYWERLNALRNGETGVKIREGIAQVLTDDFGGNER
- a CDS encoding 4Fe-4S dicluster domain-containing protein, which gives rise to MNQGERLFNSGVLPPEMYGKHQPPKDLWEKKKNGLVIVECPQRIPCNPCHTGCPTGAIKEFADINDTPQIDYEKCTGCAMCVAKCPGLACFVADLTYGGDEEALLKLPYEMLPLPDEGEEVECLNREGKVVSKGKVLKIMEPWKDKTKVVHVAVPKSLVMEIRAIRVVRSR
- a CDS encoding (2Fe-2S)-binding protein, whose product is MTEEEKERNVIVCRCEEITMGEIRDWIARGYDTFDELKHILRVGMGPCQGRGCREIILREIAKMKNVPVSQVDPGTFRPPSKPVKLELLAEEVDK
- a CDS encoding NAD(P)/FAD-dependent oxidoreductase, with translation MPEEWKNTANVVVIGAGIQGCSIAYNLAKLGMKDVVVLEKDTPTAGSTGRCAAGIRAQWGTKMNCQLGLASLEILENLHEELGMDIGLHQGGYLMVAYKESEFEQLKKNVALQNSLGITSRVVSKEEAYEICPTLSAEDAVGFTYHHRDGHADPFLTTIAYHKAASERGVRFYKFTECTGIKVKDGEVKGVVTTRGEIDAPVVVDAAGPYSQHIAAMAGIKLPFYSERHEILVTEPVEFGVCPCMLMSFSGNYYIQQRPIGSIIGGCSPEGHPEDYSLGNTWNFLEHMSRVIVKLLPKLGGVRVVRQWSGMYNMSPDKQPVIGESKEVKGFYISAGFSGHGFMFGPISGKLLAELIVTGTTSIPIDVLNYDRFEKGELIEEPAVV